From the genome of Astatotilapia calliptera chromosome 3, fAstCal1.2, whole genome shotgun sequence:
TGTCAATCCCAGACTCTGCACCcagctgaggaaaaaaagatggtGATGAAGTGGGTCAGTAATTTTTTACCATCACTCTCTTTTTGTTGCCGTGTTTCTTTTGGGAAATAAGAGATCTGAGTTCACCTCCAGGATGAAAAACATCGTTCCAGTGACGGCCAAAGGCAGAATATAAAAAGGATCTGATGCCGTCAGGTCTGCAAACCACAGCATGCCTCCTGTCTGCATGCTGGGCACGGGCAGATAGGCCATCTTTCTCAGGGCGATGAAGAAGGAGATGAAGACGGGTGTCTGAGGGTTGTGGGCAGATGAGTGAGGCCGGagagaaaaatgggaaaaacaaaGCTCCAGCAAAAACAATCTCAAACACGTTGAAGCAACAAAGCAAAGTCAATGATAATAACTAGCATATCTGCAAAGGTACACATACATTCATCACTAATTTAACAGCCATGAATAGTTTCTCTGTTTTATGATGATGAATCCATGAAGCTGCTCCCCTGCACCAAACACAcgcctttattttgaaggaagGGACATATATTTGACATATGGCTGTGTTTGTGATGTCTAAATAAAACCCTTTCAACAAAACCCGCCATGGCAAAAAGCTAGACACCAAAATCTTACTtacaaactgcatttttagtgtTTCTGTGTTACAGTCAAGATGAACTAAAAAGAACTTCTTGTTAATCATAAATGCACCTAAAAATCTAAATTCCACCTTTGCTTACACTGTAATAGCTGGGAGCTCCACATAAGCAAGTACTAAGCTGAAGTGTAAAATTTGTTTAATTAGTCTGCCTGAAACATTCATGCCAATAACACAGAAAGCTGAGAATAACTGACCTGCACCAAAGGGATCAGGAAGCCACGAAGAGGATTCACATCATGTTTCTTCTGGAACAGGTTCAGGTCAGAGTACGCTTTGGAAACTGTGACAGAAccagagacagcagcagcagctcaggatCAGCTGAATGTCTAAAGAGTGAGTATAAGGCCAtgaagaaagaggagagaaCATTTACATTCAAACTTGTTTCCGCTCTGCTTGGCCTCATTCATCCTGTTGGTCAGTTTGGTCATCTCGGGCAGCACGTTGTTCAGCTTCGCCGCCTCTCGCTGGCCCTTCACTATGACGGGAAACACAGCCAAGCGAGCCAACACGGTCGCTGGAGGAAGGAAAGCAGAGGATGAGAATAGACGCAGGAAATCAAAAACAAGGCGCTTCTTAAAGAAAACTTGAGGAAAATATAAACCCAGCCTGTGTTTGGGTGGCCTAAAGTGACGCACTGATACTGACAGAGAAGAAGTGTTAAAGCATGCTTACCCACAACAATGGCTCCCCACCAGGGCAAACCCAGATCCATGTGAATGAACTCTAACATATTCTGGACCAGCCCCACTGGTGTGTGACCAGCTAGTCCAAGCTCTGCTAAACGAGGCTCTCCAGCAACGGCCTGCAGGACCTCCACTGCAGTCGGTGCCACATCAGCGACCTGCTCAGAGACCGGTTGTGTTAAAACAGGAGCAGGGTCAGCAGACACGAGAGGAAGAACAGAGCTCTCTGCTGCTGGTAACACACTGGAAACTGTCCCACCTAGGatctaaaatgattaaaaatgacaaaagcacCAAATGATTGAAGTGATCACGTAGCTGAGGGATGTGGAAGATTTACTTTGGATGCAGACTCACCTGCTCAGTGACAGGCTG
Proteins encoded in this window:
- the oxa1l gene encoding mitochondrial inner membrane protein OXA1L isoform X2 — its product is MFPKTDRQTKPRRPSSLRHLEPLFECRSPATRALLGRRHHDKFLWVNAVAIRHNSSQISPDGGSIAVPVTETLNSPPVLESVTQPVTEQILGGTVSSVLPAAESSVLPLVSADPAPVLTQPVSEQVADVAPTAVEVLQAVAGEPRLAELGLAGHTPVGLVQNMLEFIHMDLGLPWWGAIVVATVLARLAVFPVIVKGQREAAKLNNVLPEMTKLTNRMNEAKQSGNKFEFSKAYSDLNLFQKKHDVNPLRGFLIPLVQTPVFISFFIALRKMAYLPVPSMQTGGMLWFADLTASDPFYILPLAVTGTMFFILELGAESGIDNPNLRAMKTVFRIMPLVIFPLTINFPTAVFTYWLTSNCFSLCQVALLRHPLIRKKLKIPERIKHPASALPQSDGLIESMKKGWKNAQLAHQLEERERRIKNHLDLAAKGPLRQTFTHNPLEQKPPIAAAASAKDKSAGSKTRPWKDTIG